The proteins below come from a single Psychrobacter sp. PL19 genomic window:
- the petA gene encoding ubiquinol-cytochrome c reductase iron-sulfur subunit encodes MSHAEGVNVQRRRVLIASTAAIGAVGVAAVATPFVRSWYPSAKAEAAGASVTQDIGSVDAGQMIVIKYRGKPIFVVKRTEEMLTTLESVKPLLADPDSSESLQPEYCANPTRSIDPTILVVEGVCTHLGCAPNYRPDIGATDLGGNDWYGGFFCPCHGSKYDLAGRVYSGVPAPLNLPIPDYNVDGTILTVGEA; translated from the coding sequence ATGAGCCATGCCGAAGGCGTTAATGTACAACGCCGTAGAGTTCTAATTGCCTCAACTGCCGCGATTGGTGCAGTTGGAGTAGCTGCGGTGGCGACACCTTTTGTCCGTTCTTGGTATCCAAGTGCCAAAGCGGAAGCTGCAGGGGCTTCAGTTACCCAAGATATCGGTTCTGTTGACGCAGGACAAATGATTGTCATCAAATATCGTGGTAAACCTATTTTTGTAGTAAAGCGTACTGAAGAGATGCTGACGACCTTAGAATCGGTCAAGCCTTTGCTGGCTGACCCTGACTCAAGCGAATCGTTACAACCTGAATACTGTGCTAATCCTACACGCTCTATAGACCCCACTATCTTGGTGGTTGAAGGCGTGTGTACACATTTAGGTTGTGCACCGAACTACCGTCCCGATATTGGCGCGACTGACTTAGGTGGTAATGACTGGTATGGTGGATTTTTCTGCCCGTGCCATGGGTCTAAGTACGATTTAGCGGGCCGCGTCTATAGCGGTGTTCCTGCTCCGCTTAACTTACCCATCCCAGATTATAATGTGGATGGTACCATCTTGACGGTTGGGGAGGCTTAA